TCACTCTATTGTTTACTTaaatcagtaattaattacacgGATGCCGACGTGATCGGCGATGTCGAGTACAACGAGAGATTTTGGTGGAGAAGTCCCACGGAAATGAGCGAGTCATTTCGCGAGGCCCTTTATCGCGGGGCTCCGTTCCCGATTATCTCGTTGGCGGAATACTTTAGTCTTCACCAGGAAGGTTTTTCCTGGGGTGTTAAATACCGGGAAGCTGGACACTATGCGTCAATAATGCTGTGGTATGTTGATagaaagttattatttatttaattaattattaattttaaaaacctgCAGGACTTGTTTCGCCGCGTGGCTGCTGATGAATTTGCTACTGGTTGTTGTACCCAGGTACGGAGCGTACAGTATGATATTCACTGGCGTACTTATGCTCTTTACGAATTTAATTTACTGGTCGTTGCTACCCTGCGAGCCACTGATTGCTCATGTTGATGGATCGGTACTTGTTTTTAATTTCGGGTGGAATTATTGGCTTGTCCTTGTCgctggtaattatttttattgttttaacgggaattattattatttatggttAATCAACtggtattaataaatttattggttCAAGGATCAAGCTGTCTGCTCAGTggaataattataacaataattgaCCTAATTTTTCCCCATCAGTTTTCGACGATCCTTGAAGTTGATTATGACACTCCTTATGATAGGCATGTTATTATTGAGGAAAGTTTCGATACGAGGAATGTACCGCAAAAATTGCCGAGAATTAGAGAGGGTCTTTATGATCCAAGGATTGtgaggtaaatttttttattattatttttattagaatgATTTTAAGTCATTAGAAGCGCGAGGAATTTTATAGACGCTTGATTATATGATAAtagtagtaaataaaaatttattaaatactgtCTCGATGACATGAAATTTAgcttgataaatatttttaaaaatacctgGCGCCAAACTTGAAAGTTGTAATTAATTAGCAGTTCCGCGACTAGTATATATTTgctcatcaaaaattttatttatttattttaatatattttttatctacgCAGAAATTTACGAACAAAATATTAGAAtctattaatattcattttttaaattccaatgattaattaaaaaaattgtttttttaaattatttaatcgagTCTGCGCGTTAATAAAAAACAGACTGGCAAAATAAcaaggatttattttttaacgtcagtcgtgataaaaaaattaacggctAAAAAATaacggaaaaataataaaatttagttgtaaaaaaaataattaatatggtAAAATTATTCCTAAGTCAATTACCAGCCAAAGGAGGTGATAAAAAACTCCACGAAGGCATCGTAAATCGTGGGTATGTTTCCCACGAGTCCTCGTCAGATTTGCATCGCGACGCAGAATCAAACAAGGCCAACTGGTCTTATCCGTTTCCACCAATTTCACGGAGAATAATCAACTGAGCTCAACAAAGTATTTGTTATTATCATCAATTAAATAGTCAATTTACTTAGACAAC
This sequence is a window from Microplitis mediator isolate UGA2020A chromosome 3, iyMicMedi2.1, whole genome shotgun sequence. Protein-coding genes within it:
- the LOC130664785 gene encoding dual oxidase maturation factor 1 — translated: MKGWFDAFRNDGGPTLYSYSNRTPVTGDVNLITIFVIFITIFAAFLIIFPGIRKERITTFLTVTLSLFVGTSIQVAQYGSTWHTTSSSILSSYSVFSRYRTPAEIGGYIGLMHINITYSLINYTDADVIGDVEYNERFWWRSPTEMSESFREALYRGAPFPIISLAEYFSLHQEGFSWGVKYREAGHYASIMLWTCFAAWLLMNLLLVVVPRYGAYSMIFTGVLMLFTNLIYWSLLPCEPLIAHVDGSVLVFNFGWNYWLVLVAGSSCLLSGIIITIIDLIFPHQFSTILEVDYDTPYDRHVIIEESFDTRNVPQKLPRIREGLYDPRIVSQLPAKGGDKKLHEGIVNRGYVSHESSSDLHRDAESNKANWSYPFPPISRRIIN